In Pseudoxanthobacter soli DSM 19599, a single window of DNA contains:
- the groES gene encoding co-chaperone GroES, with protein sequence MTFRPLHDRIVVRRIDAEEKTKGGIIIPDTAKEKPQEGEVVAVGPGARNDKGELIALDVKPGDRVLFGKWSGTEVKIDGQDLLIMKESDILGVIEATVTAQKAA encoded by the coding sequence ATGACGTTCCGGCCGCTGCACGATCGCATCGTCGTCCGTCGCATTGACGCTGAAGAGAAGACCAAGGGCGGGATCATTATTCCCGACACCGCCAAGGAAAAGCCCCAGGAGGGCGAGGTCGTCGCCGTCGGTCCCGGCGCGCGCAACGACAAGGGCGAACTGATCGCGCTCGACGTGAAGCCCGGCGACCGGGTTCTGTTCGGCAAGTGGTCCGGCACCGAGGTGAAGATCGACGGCCAGGATCTCCTCATCATGAAGGAGAGCGACATCCTCGGCGTGATCGAGGCCACCGTTACCGCCCAGAAGGCGGCCTGA